A genomic region of Caenorhabditis elegans chromosome V contains the following coding sequences:
- the lsy-12 gene encoding Histone acetyltransferase lsy-12 (Partially confirmed by transcript evidence) has protein sequence MGKKRKPSPERSSDEDEVSTPSPKDRTARPTAAARRENVALSQAVALSLEDASNFCSLAFSLERIKREPVDTDYDDPNQPGPSSVPVSARTDHVLPIRFKIKAEPQEYDSDEYGKDHGAVQIANKEVPAISPIEEVSQKRRGRPRKTDAAQHLFFPHVSIKQEPDDGFINFHESRCVGIAQDPEMQHLHDVNESHSSEIAIFRETKKITERKKKKTEAEKLWDNMSLTEKEVFQSHTRRRRTTRLPIIQNFEETEEGCIVEVPIPLIDLDNDAVESVTGPQHENVTVSENVLSTESTDQEVTETKRLHDSSRDFNPPRIQDTPSTVIRPEGDQKDPMSSTSSKRRNTNNSRCASLLSNPHSTPVTRLMRGILDSENSDNDEMLSNDQSEIAKRPRTPRPRYSPEAQRRTNSRLSALTIDTNRSNDLNVDGSAPSSSSAASCGLSTPDPDRTSQQRRKGNQSAARSRKIKTPSPPLSQEDEPMELDSDDDPVNELDNLPIVIDDPSYVLTKEHKEIFEQVKKSVSDRNEFSPAQISEIYRSSKGEQARLPERIHFGAFIMKTWYGSPFPAEFINVKKLFICEFCFFYARSDEIMQNHAKKCMLRAPPGLEIYRKGDISVFEVDGRLQKEYCQTLCLVSRMFLESKTVFYDTEPFFFYIVTINDDIGCHFAGYFSKEKYEPDVNNLSCIMTLPCYQEMGLGRFLIDISYALSRKEKWFGGPEQPLSELGRKAYGGYWRTTIASCLGRLKDELEFGSGISIKMIADDTGVNCHDILEVVCSLGWAKPVDPDEKNHYKLEWDVDWDMVSIILRESEASKETKVQYDPECLDWVPRKMRPSMDGYHELSKEEIEQDEQRRKSIQKTPVHVSMEKATPTSTTSLPVGSVKKELRSRGHNRSVGRNLKHEVNRKVKVPEWAAARDLTDEEITVEENKKQQKQNRKIFTRCADSVLDKSNIREETPEDDEPGPSTKPSGKRQRGNKCNNTESEPNPSGRKTSATSSGRGKYRNRRTDGTEEEEEDDDPTDSEPLTTDDEKPFETSVNKEKNEKSRRGKKVSKKRRSVAGKKFPPNFGVRDRDEPKKAENSEDGEGLESKPGPSTEMILVEKVEEEEAKVTVSDINMQASESKIEGIEQTSEVDIPKSDEDHQSTEAYDRVEDEVPITDYNIPTPDSYHSSPPHSPTPSPQPQLMQAQQNIYQDNDCHFAENDSKPPHLVSEVDDPAAPQPTVTLQSGPSDAPPLSHNSVDGYSTGDDDAPPNLSPQIGKSENNEEEMPLIAPIVQHNGITHHEESTAQHYHDSMNAGPSTSSHVTPQMSMINTTPQQPPFSHPNSQQQATPGSGGVPSCGPAYTHHTPEQQSQQFMSPPMAGMPASVASNHSIHNSNSIEMVGGPASLQHTPQQYEMGHSMAQMSQESAIGGINTVPSIEQQNQLMLQHHQFSSPPAAPPPSQQQQVVQPPIPPAPTTANGRRRSESAATQRTKARQQHQHQQQQPQQPQQRIAAPGVPQGVHPQMQFPMNAMNMMPAYPPFYPYTNYPNIWQPPYQNYPYNQVDYQQPWLYNNGHIPHQTNGTATNQFHPGHMGYFPNNNGR, from the exons ATGGGAAAGAAAAGGAAGCCTTCACCGGAGCGGTCCAGTGACGAGGACGAAGTCTCGACTCCGTCCCCAAAGGATCGGACAGCCCGTCCAACTGCAGCAGCCAGAAGGGAAAACGTCGCCCTCAGTCAGGCCGTGGCACTTTCCCTCGAAGATGCCAGTAATTTCTGCAGTCTGGCCTTCAGCTTG GAACGGATCAAGCGGGAGCCAGTGGATACCGACTACGATGACCCAAATCAACCCGGCCCATCTTCGGTGCCAGTCAGTGCAAGAACTGATCATGTTCTTCCAATACGATTCAAGATCAAGGCAGAGCCACAAGAATATGATTCTGATGAATACGGCAAAGATCACGGCGCGGTCCAAATTGCCAACAAAGAAGTTCCAGCTATTTCACCAATTGAAGAGGTTTCACAGAAACGGAGAGGTCGTCCTCGAAAAACTGATGCTGCTCAACATCTATTCTTCCCACATGTTTCTATAAAACAGGAACCCGATGACGGATTTATAAACTTCCATGAAAGCCGTTGTGTTGGCATTGCTCAAGATCCAGAGATGCAACACTTACACGATGTAAATGAATCGCATAGTTcagaaattgcaattttcagagaaacgaa aaaaataactgaacgaaaaaagaagaaaactgaGGCTGAAAAGTTATGGGATAATATGTCCTtaacagaaaaagaagtatTTCAATCTCATACAAGAAGGAGAAGAACTACCCGTTTGCCAattattcagaattttgaagaaactgAAGAAGGATGTATAGTTGAAGTTCCAATTCCACTTATTGATCTTGACAATGATGCTGTTGAAAGTGTTACAGGCCCACAACATGAAAACGTAACTGTATCAGAAAATGTCCTGAGTACAGAAAGCACAGATCAGGAAGTAACTG aaacaaaacgGCTCCACGACAGCAGCAGGGATTTTAATCCCCCAAGAATTCAAGATACACCTTCAACGGTTATCCGCCCCGAAGGCGACCAGAAAGATCCa ATGTCGTCGACTTCGTCAAAACGCCGAAACACAAACAATTCTCGCTGTGCGAGCCTGCTTTCAAACCCACACTCGACTCCGGTGACAAGACTTATGCGAGGAATTCTCGATTCGGAAAATTCAGATAACGATGAA atgttaTCGAATGATCAATCAGAAATAGCAAAACGACCTCGCACACCACGTCCTCGATATTCTCCAGAAGCTCAGCGGCGAACAAATTCTCGTCTGAGCGCATTGACAATTGACACAAATCGAAGTAATGATCTCAACGTAGACGGATCAGCTCCAAGTAGCAGTAGTGCTGCATCATGCGGAttg TCAACGCCTGACCCGGATCGTACTTCGCAACAGAGAAGAAAAGGGAATCAATCAGCGGCTCGatctcgaaaaataaaaactccatCGCCTCCGTTATCTCAAGAAGATGAGCCAATGGAATTGGATTCAGATGATGATCCCGTAAATGAGCTCGATAATCTACCAATTGTCATTGATGATCCCAGTTATGTG ttaacaAAGGAGCATAAAGAAATATTCGAACAAGTGAAAAAATCGGTCAGTGATAGAAACGAATTTTCTCCTGctcaaatttccgaaatataTCGATCATCGAAAGGAGAACAGGCTCGACTACCAGAAAGAAtacattttggagcatttatTATGAAGACATGGTATGGATCTCCATTCCCTGCTGAATTCATCAATGTCAAAAAGCTATTCATCTGTGAATTCTGTTTTTTCTACGCACGATCCGATGAGATTATGCAGAATCATGCAAAGAAATGTATGCTTCGAGCGCCGCCTGGtctggaaatttatcgaaaagGGGACATTTCTGTATTTGAAGTAGACGGACGGTTGCagaa agaatacTGTCAAACATTGTGTCTCGTTTCAAGGATGTTTTTGGAAAGCAAAACTGTATTCTACGACACGGAACCTTTCTTTTTCTACATTGTTACAATAAATGACGACATTGGATGTCATTTCGCTGGTTACTTCAGTAAAGAAAAATACGAGCCAGATGTCAATAATCTATCGTGCATAATGACTTTACCGTGTTATCAAGAAATGGGTTTAGGCCGATTTCTTATTGATATTAGTTATGCATTGtctcgaaaagaaaaatggtttGGTGGTCCTGAGCAACCATTATCGGAACTCGGCCGAAAAGCCTATGGTGGTTACTGGAGAACAACTATTGCATCATGTCTCGGACGTCTAAAAGATGAATTAGAATTTGGATCAGGAATTTCGATTAAAA TGATCGCGGACGATACGGGTGTCAACTGTCATGACATTTTAGAAGTTGTATGTTCCCTTGGCTGGGCGAAACCAGTCGATCCCGATGAGAAAAATCatta caAGCTCGAATGGGATGTCGACTGGGATATGGTTTCGATAATTCTCCGAGAGAGTGAAGCTAGTAAAGaaacaaaagttcaatatgATCCAGAATGTCttgat tgGGTTCCTCGAAAAATGCGACCATCAATGGACGGTTATCACGAGCTTTCAAAAGAGGAGATTGAGCAAGATGagcaaagaagaaaaagcatACAGAAAACACCAGTCCACGTGTCAATGGAAAAAGCAACACCCACAAGTACAACCAGTCTGCCTGTTGGCTCAGTTAAAAAA GAACTAAGAAGTCGGGGGCACAATCGTTCAGTCGGTAGAAACCTGAAGCATGAAGTTAACAGAAAAGTTAAAGTTCCGGAATGGGCAGCTGCTAGAGATCTCACTGATGaagagattactgtagaagaaaataaaaaacaacagaaacaAAACAGGAAAATCTTCACGAGATGTGCAG actctgTTCTCGATAAGTCAAATATTCGCGAAGAAACTCCCGAAGATGACGAACCCGGACCATCCACAAAGCCATCCGGAAAACGACAACGGGGTAACAAATGCAATAATACCGAATCGGAACCAAATCCTTCTGGTCGAAAAACTTCAGCAACCTCGTCAGGTCGAGGAAAATATCGTAATAGAAGAACAGATGGAACTgaagaagaggaggaagaCGATGATCCGACAGATTCCGAACCTTTAACCACTGATGATGAAAAACCCTTTGAGACATCCGTTAACAaggaaaagaatgaaaaatcgagaagaGGAAAGAAAGTTTCTAAAAAGCGAAGGTCAGTGGCTGGAAAGAAATTCCCACCAAACTTTGGAGTCAGAGATCGAGATGAACCTAAAAaggctgaaaattctgaagatGGTGAGGGTCTTGAGAGTAAGCCTGGACCATCAACAGAGATGATTCTTGTGGAAAAggttgaagaagaagaagcgaaAGTCACTGTATCAGATATAAATATGCAAGCTTCTGAATCGAAGATTGAAGGCATCGAACAAACATCAGAAGTAGATATTCCAAAAAGTGACGAGGATCATCAATCGACAGAAGCTTATGATAGAGTAGAAGACGAGGTTCCGATAACG gacTACAATATTCCCACACCTGATTCCTACCATTCTTCTCCACCTCATTCTCCAACACCTTCTCCTCAGCCTCAACTGATGCAGGCACAACAAAACATATATCAGGACAATGATTGTCATTTTGCTGAGAATGACAGTAAACCACCTCATCTGGTGTCTGAAGTAGATGATCCTGCAGCGCCACAGCCAACTGTAACTCTTCAAAGTGGACCTTCAGATGCACCACCTCTTTCCCATAATTCAGTGGACGGATATTCGACTGGAGACGACGATGCGCCACCAAATCTGTCACCacaaattgggaaaagtgaaaataatgaagaagAAATGCCGTTGATTGCTCCAATTGTGCAGCACAATGGTATAACTCATCACGAGGAATCTACTGCTCAACATTATCACGATTCAATGAATGCAGGACCATCGACATCATCTCATGTAACACCACAAATGAGCATGATTAATACAACTCCACAACAACCTCCATTCTCTCATCCCAACTCACAGCAGCAAGCGACGCCTGGATCGGGAGGTGTTCCATCATGTGGTCCAGCCTACACTCATCATACTCCAGAACAACAAAGTCAACAATTCATGAGTCCTCCCATGGCTGGAATGCCTGCTTCTGTTGCATCCAATCATTCAATCCATAATAGTAATTCTATTGAAATGGTTGGTGGACCTGCTTCGCTTCAGCATACTCCTCAGCAATATGAGATGGGACATTCAATGGCTCAG ATGTCTCAGGAGAGTGCAATCGGAGGAATCAATACTGTGCCTAGTATTGAGCAACAAAATCAGCTCATGTTACAACATCATCAGTTTAGCAGTCCTCCAGCTGCTCCTCCTCCATCTCAACAACAACAAGTTGTTCAGCCTCCAATTCCACCTGCACCTACCACCGCCAATGGCCGAAGAAGGTCCGAATCGGCTGCTACACAACGGACTAAGGCGAGACAACAGCATCAACATCAGCAACAACAACCGCAGCAACCACAACAGAGAATAGCAGCTCCTGGTGTACCTCAAGGAGTTCATCCACAGATGCAATTCCCAATGAACGCAATGAATATGATGCCAGCATATCCACCGTTCTATCCATACACCAACTATCCTAATATTTGGCAGCCCCCGTATCAGAATTATCCATACAACCAAGTGGACTATCAGCAGCCATGGTTGTATAACAATGGACATATTCCGCATCAAACAAATGGAACTGCCACCAATCAGTTCCATCCAGGGCACATGGGATATTTCCCCAACAATAATGGTCGATAA
- the lsy-12 gene encoding Histone acetyltransferase lsy-12 (Confirmed by transcript evidence) has protein sequence MSSTSSKRRNTNNSRCASLLSNPHSTPVTRLMRGILDSENSDNDEMLSNDQSEIAKRPRTPRPRYSPEAQRRTNSRLSALTIDTNRSNDLNVDGSAPSSSSAASCGLSTPDPDRTSQQRRKGNQSAARSRKIKTPSPPLSQEDEPMELDSDDDPVNELDNLPIVIDDPSYVLTKEHKEIFEQVKKSVSDRNEFSPAQISEIYRSSKGEQARLPERIHFGAFIMKTWYGSPFPAEFINVKKLFICEFCFFYARSDEIMQNHAKKCMLRAPPGLEIYRKGDISVFEVDGRLQKEYCQTLCLVSRMFLESKTVFYDTEPFFFYIVTINDDIGCHFAGYFSKEKYEPDVNNLSCIMTLPCYQEMGLGRFLIDISYALSRKEKWFGGPEQPLSELGRKAYGGYWRTTIASCLGRLKDELEFGSGISIKMIADDTGVNCHDILEVVCSLGWAKPVDPDEKNHYKLEWDVDWDMVSIILRESEASKETKVQYDPECLDWVPRKMRPSMDGYHELSKEEIEQDEQRRKSIQKTPVHVSMEKATPTSTTSLPVGSVKKELRSRGHNRSVGRNLKHEVNRKVKVPEWAAARDLTDEEITVEENKKQQKQNRKIFTRCADSVLDKSNIREETPEDDEPGPSTKPSGKRQRGNKCNNTESEPNPSGRKTSATSSGRGKYRNRRTDGTEEEEEDDDPTDSEPLTTDDEKPFETSVNKEKNEKSRRGKKVSKKRRSVAGKKFPPNFGVRDRDEPKKAENSEDGEGLESKPGPSTEMILVEKVEEEEAKVTVSDINMQASESKIEGIEQTSEVDIPKSDEDHQSTEAYDRVEDEVPITDYNIPTPDSYHSSPPHSPTPSPQPQLMQAQQNIYQDNDCHFAENDSKPPHLVSEVDDPAAPQPTVTLQSGPSDAPPLSHNSVDGYSTGDDDAPPNLSPQIGKSENNEEEMPLIAPIVQHNGITHHEESTAQHYHDSMNAGPSTSSHVTPQMSMINTTPQQPPFSHPNSQQQATPGSGGVPSCGPAYTHHTPEQQSQQFMSPPMAGMPASVASNHSIHNSNSIEMVGGPASLQHTPQQYEMGHSMAQMSQESAIGGINTVPSIEQQNQLMLQHHQFSSPPAAPPPSQQQQVVQPPIPPAPTTANGRRRSESAATQRTKARQQHQHQQQQPQQPQQRIAAPGVPQGVHPQMQFPMNAMNMMPAYPPFYPYTNYPNIWQPPYQNYPYNQVDYQQPWLYNNGHIPHQTNGTATNQFHPGHMGYFPNNNGR, from the exons ATGTCGTCGACTTCGTCAAAACGCCGAAACACAAACAATTCTCGCTGTGCGAGCCTGCTTTCAAACCCACACTCGACTCCGGTGACAAGACTTATGCGAGGAATTCTCGATTCGGAAAATTCAGATAACGATGAA atgttaTCGAATGATCAATCAGAAATAGCAAAACGACCTCGCACACCACGTCCTCGATATTCTCCAGAAGCTCAGCGGCGAACAAATTCTCGTCTGAGCGCATTGACAATTGACACAAATCGAAGTAATGATCTCAACGTAGACGGATCAGCTCCAAGTAGCAGTAGTGCTGCATCATGCGGAttg TCAACGCCTGACCCGGATCGTACTTCGCAACAGAGAAGAAAAGGGAATCAATCAGCGGCTCGatctcgaaaaataaaaactccatCGCCTCCGTTATCTCAAGAAGATGAGCCAATGGAATTGGATTCAGATGATGATCCCGTAAATGAGCTCGATAATCTACCAATTGTCATTGATGATCCCAGTTATGTG ttaacaAAGGAGCATAAAGAAATATTCGAACAAGTGAAAAAATCGGTCAGTGATAGAAACGAATTTTCTCCTGctcaaatttccgaaatataTCGATCATCGAAAGGAGAACAGGCTCGACTACCAGAAAGAAtacattttggagcatttatTATGAAGACATGGTATGGATCTCCATTCCCTGCTGAATTCATCAATGTCAAAAAGCTATTCATCTGTGAATTCTGTTTTTTCTACGCACGATCCGATGAGATTATGCAGAATCATGCAAAGAAATGTATGCTTCGAGCGCCGCCTGGtctggaaatttatcgaaaagGGGACATTTCTGTATTTGAAGTAGACGGACGGTTGCagaa agaatacTGTCAAACATTGTGTCTCGTTTCAAGGATGTTTTTGGAAAGCAAAACTGTATTCTACGACACGGAACCTTTCTTTTTCTACATTGTTACAATAAATGACGACATTGGATGTCATTTCGCTGGTTACTTCAGTAAAGAAAAATACGAGCCAGATGTCAATAATCTATCGTGCATAATGACTTTACCGTGTTATCAAGAAATGGGTTTAGGCCGATTTCTTATTGATATTAGTTATGCATTGtctcgaaaagaaaaatggtttGGTGGTCCTGAGCAACCATTATCGGAACTCGGCCGAAAAGCCTATGGTGGTTACTGGAGAACAACTATTGCATCATGTCTCGGACGTCTAAAAGATGAATTAGAATTTGGATCAGGAATTTCGATTAAAA TGATCGCGGACGATACGGGTGTCAACTGTCATGACATTTTAGAAGTTGTATGTTCCCTTGGCTGGGCGAAACCAGTCGATCCCGATGAGAAAAATCatta caAGCTCGAATGGGATGTCGACTGGGATATGGTTTCGATAATTCTCCGAGAGAGTGAAGCTAGTAAAGaaacaaaagttcaatatgATCCAGAATGTCttgat tgGGTTCCTCGAAAAATGCGACCATCAATGGACGGTTATCACGAGCTTTCAAAAGAGGAGATTGAGCAAGATGagcaaagaagaaaaagcatACAGAAAACACCAGTCCACGTGTCAATGGAAAAAGCAACACCCACAAGTACAACCAGTCTGCCTGTTGGCTCAGTTAAAAAA GAACTAAGAAGTCGGGGGCACAATCGTTCAGTCGGTAGAAACCTGAAGCATGAAGTTAACAGAAAAGTTAAAGTTCCGGAATGGGCAGCTGCTAGAGATCTCACTGATGaagagattactgtagaagaaaataaaaaacaacagaaacaAAACAGGAAAATCTTCACGAGATGTGCAG actctgTTCTCGATAAGTCAAATATTCGCGAAGAAACTCCCGAAGATGACGAACCCGGACCATCCACAAAGCCATCCGGAAAACGACAACGGGGTAACAAATGCAATAATACCGAATCGGAACCAAATCCTTCTGGTCGAAAAACTTCAGCAACCTCGTCAGGTCGAGGAAAATATCGTAATAGAAGAACAGATGGAACTgaagaagaggaggaagaCGATGATCCGACAGATTCCGAACCTTTAACCACTGATGATGAAAAACCCTTTGAGACATCCGTTAACAaggaaaagaatgaaaaatcgagaagaGGAAAGAAAGTTTCTAAAAAGCGAAGGTCAGTGGCTGGAAAGAAATTCCCACCAAACTTTGGAGTCAGAGATCGAGATGAACCTAAAAaggctgaaaattctgaagatGGTGAGGGTCTTGAGAGTAAGCCTGGACCATCAACAGAGATGATTCTTGTGGAAAAggttgaagaagaagaagcgaaAGTCACTGTATCAGATATAAATATGCAAGCTTCTGAATCGAAGATTGAAGGCATCGAACAAACATCAGAAGTAGATATTCCAAAAAGTGACGAGGATCATCAATCGACAGAAGCTTATGATAGAGTAGAAGACGAGGTTCCGATAACG gacTACAATATTCCCACACCTGATTCCTACCATTCTTCTCCACCTCATTCTCCAACACCTTCTCCTCAGCCTCAACTGATGCAGGCACAACAAAACATATATCAGGACAATGATTGTCATTTTGCTGAGAATGACAGTAAACCACCTCATCTGGTGTCTGAAGTAGATGATCCTGCAGCGCCACAGCCAACTGTAACTCTTCAAAGTGGACCTTCAGATGCACCACCTCTTTCCCATAATTCAGTGGACGGATATTCGACTGGAGACGACGATGCGCCACCAAATCTGTCACCacaaattgggaaaagtgaaaataatgaagaagAAATGCCGTTGATTGCTCCAATTGTGCAGCACAATGGTATAACTCATCACGAGGAATCTACTGCTCAACATTATCACGATTCAATGAATGCAGGACCATCGACATCATCTCATGTAACACCACAAATGAGCATGATTAATACAACTCCACAACAACCTCCATTCTCTCATCCCAACTCACAGCAGCAAGCGACGCCTGGATCGGGAGGTGTTCCATCATGTGGTCCAGCCTACACTCATCATACTCCAGAACAACAAAGTCAACAATTCATGAGTCCTCCCATGGCTGGAATGCCTGCTTCTGTTGCATCCAATCATTCAATCCATAATAGTAATTCTATTGAAATGGTTGGTGGACCTGCTTCGCTTCAGCATACTCCTCAGCAATATGAGATGGGACATTCAATGGCTCAG ATGTCTCAGGAGAGTGCAATCGGAGGAATCAATACTGTGCCTAGTATTGAGCAACAAAATCAGCTCATGTTACAACATCATCAGTTTAGCAGTCCTCCAGCTGCTCCTCCTCCATCTCAACAACAACAAGTTGTTCAGCCTCCAATTCCACCTGCACCTACCACCGCCAATGGCCGAAGAAGGTCCGAATCGGCTGCTACACAACGGACTAAGGCGAGACAACAGCATCAACATCAGCAACAACAACCGCAGCAACCACAACAGAGAATAGCAGCTCCTGGTGTACCTCAAGGAGTTCATCCACAGATGCAATTCCCAATGAACGCAATGAATATGATGCCAGCATATCCACCGTTCTATCCATACACCAACTATCCTAATATTTGGCAGCCCCCGTATCAGAATTATCCATACAACCAAGTGGACTATCAGCAGCCATGGTTGTATAACAATGGACATATTCCGCATCAAACAAATGGAACTGCCACCAATCAGTTCCATCCAGGGCACATGGGATATTTCCCCAACAATAATGGTCGATAA